From the Streptomyces syringium genome, one window contains:
- a CDS encoding ATP-binding protein — MISRMNKHCTVELHALPPRIGQVRRIVSAQLRYWHLDPLIDPAALGVTELLTNVHQHAEPDKRCTVEIDLMVDRLTVSVRDHDPRLPRVLEPDAASTHGRGLALVAAVSASWGVEERLDGGKVVWFTLPVPPCAPAAPPRLVKASESAAVFDQSVLELSALEKNPLFGGSRLPRRPAVLREPTPARSAVLG, encoded by the coding sequence GTGATCAGCCGAATGAACAAGCACTGCACCGTAGAGCTCCACGCTCTCCCCCCGCGCATAGGACAGGTCCGCAGAATCGTATCTGCGCAACTGCGCTACTGGCATCTCGACCCTCTCATCGATCCCGCGGCGCTCGGCGTCACCGAGCTCCTGACCAACGTGCATCAACACGCGGAACCCGACAAACGCTGCACCGTCGAGATCGACCTCATGGTGGACCGGCTCACGGTCTCGGTGCGGGACCACGATCCGCGCCTGCCGCGCGTTCTCGAACCCGACGCCGCCAGCACCCACGGGCGCGGTCTGGCCCTCGTCGCCGCCGTCAGCGCGAGCTGGGGCGTCGAGGAGCGTCTCGACGGCGGGAAAGTCGTCTGGTTTACGCTCCCCGTGCCCCCGTGCGCCCCCGCTGCCCCTCCTCGGCTGGTAAAGGCCTCGGAATCCGCCGCCGTCTTCGACCAGTCCGTCCTCGAACTGTCGGCGCTGGAGAAGAACCCCCTCTTCGGCGGATCCCGTCTGCCCCGGCGGCCGGCTGTGCTGCGCGAGCCCACCCCGG
- a CDS encoding PLP-dependent cysteine synthase family protein, producing the protein MDRSDPPYRAWLKEAVRKVQADANRSADTHLLRFPLPDEWGIDLYLKDESTHPTGSLKHRLARSLFLYGLCNGWVRPEAPVVEASSGSTAVSEAYFARLVGVPFIAVMPRTTSREKCRLIEFHGGRCHFVDDPRTMYEEAAALAARSGGHYMDQFTYAERATDWRGNNNIAESIHHQLRRERHPEPAWIVATAGTGGTSATIARYVRYMQQDTRVCVADPENSCFFDGWRNRDPAASSERSSRIEGIGRPRMEPSFVTGAIDRMMKVPDAASVAAVRALEEAIGRKAGGSTGTGLWAALKIVAEMAGQGRAGSVVTLICDPGDRYLDKYYSDAWLAEQGLDITPYTMAISRFLATGRWPA; encoded by the coding sequence GTGGACCGCAGCGACCCGCCCTACCGCGCCTGGCTCAAGGAGGCGGTCCGCAAGGTCCAGGCCGACGCGAACCGCTCCGCGGACACCCATCTGCTCCGGTTCCCGCTGCCGGACGAGTGGGGCATCGACCTCTACCTGAAGGACGAGTCCACCCATCCGACGGGAAGTCTCAAGCACCGGCTCGCCCGCTCGCTGTTCCTCTACGGGCTGTGCAACGGCTGGGTCCGCCCCGAAGCCCCCGTCGTCGAGGCGTCCAGCGGCTCCACGGCCGTCTCCGAGGCGTACTTCGCCAGACTCGTCGGCGTGCCGTTCATCGCCGTCATGCCGCGCACGACCAGCCGGGAGAAGTGCCGGCTCATCGAGTTCCACGGCGGGCGGTGCCACTTCGTGGACGACCCGCGGACGATGTACGAGGAGGCGGCCGCCCTCGCCGCGCGGTCCGGGGGCCACTACATGGACCAGTTCACCTACGCCGAGCGGGCCACGGACTGGCGCGGCAACAACAACATCGCCGAATCGATCCACCATCAGCTCCGCCGCGAACGCCACCCGGAGCCCGCCTGGATCGTCGCCACCGCCGGTACGGGCGGCACCTCGGCGACCATCGCCCGCTATGTGCGCTACATGCAGCAGGACACCCGGGTCTGCGTCGCCGACCCCGAGAACTCCTGCTTCTTCGACGGCTGGCGCAACCGCGACCCGGCCGCGAGCAGCGAGCGGAGCTCGCGCATCGAGGGCATCGGGCGGCCGCGGATGGAACCGAGCTTCGTCACGGGCGCGATCGACCGCATGATGAAGGTCCCGGACGCGGCGAGCGTAGCGGCCGTCCGCGCCCTGGAGGAGGCGATCGGCCGCAAGGCGGGCGGCTCCACCGGCACCGGTCTGTGGGCCGCGCTCAAGATCGTCGCGGAGATGGCCGGCCAGGGGCGCGCGGGCAGCGTCGTCACCCTCATCTGCGACCCGGGCGACCGCTACCTCGACAAGTACTACTCCGACGCCTGGCTCGCCGAGCAGGGCCTGGACATCACCCCCTACACCATGGCGATCAGCCGCTTCCTGGCGACCGGCCGGTGGCCGGCCTGA
- a CDS encoding SRPBCC family protein, which translates to MAHGLRPVGLDFTETAPLRLVCAAHAAAAPGEVYRALADDVEAWPRWFRAVTWARPVEREGRAGREVRLWGGCRFTETVMAAEPVTRYAYRVDETNAPGLRALVEDWLLIPAETGTIVRWTLAVDASAPVRLVLGPARPGVGHAFRGAVRSLDRRLADARGRAG; encoded by the coding sequence ATGGCGCACGGACTCCGCCCTGTGGGGCTGGACTTCACCGAGACCGCACCACTGCGACTGGTGTGCGCCGCCCACGCGGCCGCGGCGCCCGGGGAGGTCTATCGCGCGCTGGCCGACGACGTGGAGGCGTGGCCGCGGTGGTTCCGCGCGGTGACCTGGGCGAGGCCGGTGGAACGGGAGGGCCGGGCGGGCCGGGAGGTGCGGCTGTGGGGCGGGTGCCGTTTCACCGAGACGGTGATGGCGGCGGAGCCCGTGACGCGGTACGCCTACCGGGTCGATGAGACGAACGCTCCCGGGCTGCGCGCCCTCGTGGAGGACTGGCTGCTGATCCCCGCCGAAACCGGCACGATCGTCCGGTGGACGTTGGCCGTGGACGCCTCGGCGCCGGTGCGGCTGGTGCTCGGTCCGGCGCGGCCGGGGGTGGGGCACGCGTTCCGCGGGGCGGTGCGGTCACTGGACCGGCGGCTGGCGGACGCCCGGGGGCGTGCGGGGTGA
- a CDS encoding DeoR/GlpR family DNA-binding transcription regulator: MGDNQNLLAEQRRALILDEVRRRGGVRVNELTRKLNVSDMTVRRDLDALARQGAVEKVHGGAVPVAEATTHEPGFEAKSTLELSAKEDIARAAARMAAPGSAIALAGGTTVFALAQQLVEVPDLTVVTNSVRVADVFHSAQRSMTAVGPAARPGAATVVLTGGVRTPSDTLVGPVADAAIRSLHFDVLFIGVHGISAKAGLSTPNLAESETNRHFVRSARRVVVLADHTKWGTVGLSSFAALEEVDALVTDAGLPAPARGEISERLPELVVAGPSGEVIGG; the protein is encoded by the coding sequence GTGGGCGACAATCAGAATCTCCTGGCGGAACAGCGGCGCGCCCTGATCCTCGACGAGGTCAGGCGGCGTGGCGGTGTGCGGGTCAATGAGCTGACGCGCAAGCTCAACGTCTCGGACATGACGGTCCGTCGTGATCTGGACGCGCTGGCCCGGCAGGGTGCCGTGGAGAAGGTGCACGGCGGCGCGGTGCCGGTCGCGGAGGCGACCACGCACGAGCCCGGCTTCGAGGCGAAGTCGACTCTGGAGCTGAGCGCCAAGGAGGACATCGCGCGGGCGGCGGCGAGGATGGCCGCGCCGGGCAGTGCGATAGCCCTGGCCGGTGGGACGACGGTGTTCGCGCTGGCGCAGCAGTTGGTCGAGGTCCCGGATCTGACGGTGGTGACCAACTCGGTGCGGGTCGCCGATGTCTTCCACAGCGCCCAGCGGTCGATGACGGCCGTCGGCCCGGCGGCCCGTCCGGGCGCGGCGACGGTGGTGCTGACGGGCGGGGTGCGGACACCCTCGGACACGCTGGTGGGCCCGGTGGCGGACGCTGCCATCCGCTCGCTGCACTTCGATGTGCTGTTCATCGGAGTGCACGGGATATCCGCGAAAGCGGGTCTGTCGACGCCCAATCTCGCGGAGTCCGAGACCAACCGGCACTTCGTGCGGTCCGCCCGGCGGGTCGTGGTCCTCGCGGACCACACCAAGTGGGGCACGGTGGGTCTGAGTTCCTTCGCTGCCCTCGAGGAGGTCGACGCGTTGGTGACGGACGCGGGGCTGCCGGCTCCGGCACGCGGCGAGATATCCGAACGGCTGCCGGAGCTGGTGGTCGCGGGCCCCTCCGGCGAGGTCATCGGCGGCTGA